A portion of the Bacteroides faecium genome contains these proteins:
- a CDS encoding fucose isomerase translates to MTIHLISFASLLHKQTTLRASHEAILSELEKYYTVKLVDYQDMDKLTSDDFKIIFIATGGVERLVIQHFERLPRPAILLADGMQNSLAAALEISTWLRGRGMKSEILHGELPSIIQRVHILYNNFQAQRSLFGKRIGVIGTPSSWLVASNVDYLLAKRRWGIEYIDIPLERIYEHFQQITDEQVGASCAAVASQALACREGTPEDIIKAMRLYRAIKKVCEEEKLEALTLSCFKLIEQIDTTGCLALSLLNDDGIMAGCEGDLQSIFTLLAVKSLTGKDGFMANPSMINARTNELILAHCTIGLKQTERYIIRNHFETEKGIAIQGLLPTGDVTIIKCGGECLDEYYLSAGTLSENTNYINMCRTQVRIRMNTSAEYFLKNPLGNHHILVHGNYEDALNEFFLANACKRTE, encoded by the coding sequence ATGACCATACACCTTATCTCATTCGCGTCACTACTTCATAAACAAACTACGCTGCGCGCTTCGCATGAAGCGATTTTAAGCGAACTCGAAAAATATTATACTGTCAAGCTCGTCGATTATCAGGATATGGACAAGCTGACGAGTGATGATTTCAAGATTATTTTTATCGCTACCGGCGGAGTAGAAAGACTGGTCATCCAACATTTCGAACGCCTTCCCCGCCCCGCCATTTTACTGGCGGATGGCATGCAGAATTCACTTGCAGCCGCCCTGGAGATATCTACATGGCTTCGCGGAAGGGGAATGAAAAGCGAAATCCTTCACGGTGAATTGCCGTCCATTATACAACGTGTGCATATACTTTATAATAATTTCCAGGCACAACGTTCCTTATTCGGCAAACGTATCGGAGTCATCGGAACTCCTTCTTCCTGGCTGGTTGCCAGTAATGTTGACTATCTGCTGGCAAAACGCCGTTGGGGCATCGAATACATAGACATTCCGCTGGAACGGATTTATGAACATTTTCAACAAATCACGGATGAACAGGTAGGTGCTTCCTGCGCGGCAGTCGCCTCGCAAGCTCTTGCCTGCCGCGAGGGAACTCCCGAAGATATCATCAAAGCGATGCGACTATACCGGGCTATCAAGAAAGTATGCGAAGAAGAGAAACTGGAAGCATTGACATTGAGTTGCTTCAAACTGATTGAGCAAATCGACACTACCGGCTGTCTGGCATTGTCCTTACTGAACGACGACGGAATAATGGCGGGCTGCGAAGGTGACCTTCAATCCATATTCACCCTGCTCGCCGTGAAGTCACTGACCGGAAAAGACGGATTCATGGCAAACCCTTCCATGATTAATGCACGTACCAACGAACTTATATTAGCCCACTGTACCATCGGGCTCAAACAAACGGAAAGGTATATTATCCGCAACCATTTCGAAACGGAAAAAGGAATTGCCATCCAGGGACTGCTTCCGACGGGAGACGTGACTATCATAAAGTGCGGCGGCGAATGTCTGGACGAATATTACTTGTCTGCGGGAACACTATCCGAAAATACGAATTATATCAATATGTGCCGTACACAAGTACGCATCCGCATGAATACTTCGGCTGAATACTTCCTGAAGAATCCATTAGGCAATCATCATATTCTGGTTCATGGAAACTATGAAGATGCATTGAACGAGTTCTTCCTGGCAAATGCCTGCAAACGAACCGAATAA
- a CDS encoding polysaccharide lyase family 8 super-sandwich domain-containing protein — protein MKKQLLLFLLITCCTAHAQKSFSDSIALIKRNYIHAILGEDEGKRVLLKQLATIPREQEVSDQNVIELQQLYPISSKEIKRLISTIGTDGSWKDINYSDTKRSGWEPKIHTERLLKLTKYYHQNKRKLQQSEISRLANAIHQAMDFWFSQELVCKNWWYNQIGIPRTLGPTFLLFEQEMSEQEKQSAIKVMMNSAFGMTGQNKVWLAGNVLIRALLQNDWKLAKEARDVISSEIILGQKEGIKADWSFHQHGPQQQFGNYGLSFLCNMSFYSKLFARTSLAFSKEQQKILSSLLLEGYQWIVWRGYWDVNGLNRQLFRNADIDKGFNLRFAAYSLMKSSEPEVAGKIQEMIDRNSISSKAPNPFIGNKHFCESDYTIHRTPRWMASVRMASERVIGTELVNEDNLKGYYMADGALYTYVRGDEYHNIFPFWDWRRIPGITTYESNAPIPNPNKTDSRNHSSCVGGVTYQQTGITAMQLKRNKLEANKAWVFTDDYVLCMGSNIHADSTATIMTSIDQRFSKGKVWSDGNKRFFHNNTGYIILQADTCITLTENKEGQWKDFMGMYRPEVLKNKLFSIYLKHRKDMPASYIYLTLPATTQQKVRNFDSNSIRIIRNDKEAQAVVIKDLCYVSVYHPTQILIEGQNPIAISEPGTYIIHTKKGNFVAHRPFTTGNSI, from the coding sequence ATGAAAAAGCAACTGTTATTATTTCTTCTGATCACGTGCTGTACAGCTCATGCACAAAAATCCTTCAGCGATTCAATAGCACTAATCAAGAGGAATTATATACATGCAATTCTTGGTGAAGACGAAGGGAAGAGAGTTCTTCTCAAACAACTTGCAACCATTCCCCGGGAGCAAGAAGTCTCCGATCAGAACGTGATTGAATTACAACAACTGTATCCTATCTCCTCTAAAGAAATCAAGCGTTTAATCAGTACTATCGGCACAGACGGCTCATGGAAAGACATCAACTATTCGGATACCAAACGTTCCGGTTGGGAACCGAAGATACATACGGAACGGCTTCTGAAACTCACTAAATATTACCATCAGAATAAACGGAAACTCCAACAGTCTGAAATATCCCGACTGGCAAATGCCATCCATCAAGCTATGGACTTCTGGTTCAGTCAGGAACTGGTATGCAAAAACTGGTGGTATAATCAAATTGGTATTCCACGTACGCTTGGTCCTACATTTCTATTGTTCGAACAAGAGATGAGTGAACAGGAAAAACAGAGCGCAATCAAAGTAATGATGAATTCCGCTTTCGGAATGACCGGACAAAACAAAGTTTGGCTGGCAGGTAATGTTCTCATCAGAGCGTTATTGCAAAACGACTGGAAACTGGCGAAAGAAGCACGGGACGTTATTTCCTCTGAAATAATCCTCGGACAAAAAGAAGGAATCAAAGCGGACTGGAGCTTCCACCAACATGGACCGCAACAGCAGTTCGGAAATTACGGACTGTCTTTTCTTTGCAATATGAGTTTTTACTCGAAACTATTTGCCAGAACTTCTCTTGCCTTTTCTAAAGAACAGCAGAAAATTCTCTCTTCTCTCCTACTCGAAGGTTATCAATGGATTGTCTGGAGAGGATATTGGGACGTAAACGGACTGAACCGACAACTATTCCGAAATGCGGATATCGACAAAGGATTCAACCTGCGTTTTGCAGCCTATTCCTTAATGAAAAGCAGCGAACCGGAAGTGGCTGGTAAAATACAAGAAATGATTGACCGGAATTCCATCTCTTCAAAAGCTCCCAACCCGTTCATCGGAAACAAACATTTCTGCGAATCGGATTATACAATTCACCGTACTCCTCGATGGATGGCTTCCGTACGCATGGCTTCCGAACGAGTGATTGGCACAGAACTGGTGAACGAAGATAATCTGAAAGGATATTACATGGCAGATGGCGCACTATATACTTACGTACGCGGAGATGAATACCATAATATTTTTCCTTTCTGGGATTGGAGAAGGATTCCGGGAATCACCACTTATGAAAGCAATGCTCCTATTCCTAATCCCAACAAAACAGATTCACGGAATCACAGTTCTTGCGTTGGCGGAGTTACTTATCAGCAAACAGGTATCACCGCCATGCAACTGAAACGCAATAAATTGGAAGCTAATAAGGCATGGGTATTCACGGATGACTATGTACTATGTATGGGCAGCAACATTCATGCAGACAGCACAGCTACTATCATGACATCTATCGACCAACGATTCAGTAAAGGCAAGGTATGGTCTGATGGTAACAAACGTTTCTTCCATAATAATACAGGATATATTATATTACAAGCAGACACTTGCATCACTCTGACCGAGAATAAAGAAGGGCAATGGAAAGACTTCATGGGAATGTACAGACCCGAAGTCCTGAAAAACAAATTATTCTCTATTTATTTGAAACATCGCAAAGATATGCCTGCGTCTTATATATATCTGACACTTCCAGCCACCACACAACAAAAAGTTCGCAATTTCGACAGTAACTCTATCCGTATTATCCGTAATGACAAAGAAGCGCAAGCGGTTGTTATCAAAGATTTATGTTACGTAAGCGTATATCATCCTACCCAAATATTAATAGAAGGTCAGAATCCGATAGCTATATCAGAACCGGGAACTTATATTATTCATACAAAAAAGGGGAATTTCGTTGCTCATAGACCATTCACAACAGGAAATAGCATCTGA
- a CDS encoding histidinol-phosphatase produces MTNLTNYHSHCLYCDGRANMEDFIRFAISEGFTSYGISSHAPLPFPTAWTMEWDRMEDYLSEFSRLKKKYADKIELAIGLEIDYLNEDSNPASSRFRELPLDYRIGSVHMLYSPEGNIVDIDTPADTFRQLIDKHFDGDLYSVVCLYYENLLRMVELGGFDIVGHADKMHYNASCYRPGLLDEPWYDTLVHGYFLEIARHGYIVEINTKAYHELGTFYPNERYFTFLKDLGIRVQVNSDAHYPERINNARPEGLAALKKAGFTSVVEWHGGKWEDTALCLFP; encoded by the coding sequence ATGACAAACCTGACTAACTATCATAGCCACTGTCTCTACTGCGACGGACGAGCCAACATGGAAGATTTTATCCGCTTTGCTATCAGCGAAGGTTTTACTTCCTATGGCATCTCTTCCCATGCCCCGCTGCCGTTTCCTACTGCATGGACAATGGAATGGGACAGAATGGAAGATTATCTTTCCGAATTCTCCCGTCTCAAAAAGAAATACGCGGATAAGATAGAGCTTGCCATCGGCCTTGAAATAGATTACCTGAACGAAGACAGCAACCCCGCTTCATCCCGTTTTCGGGAACTGCCGCTCGATTACCGGATAGGCTCCGTGCATATGCTATATTCCCCAGAAGGGAATATTGTGGATATTGATACTCCGGCAGATACTTTCCGCCAGTTAATAGACAAGCATTTCGACGGTGACCTGTATTCCGTTGTCTGCCTTTATTATGAGAACCTGCTTCGCATGGTCGAACTGGGTGGATTTGATATTGTCGGTCATGCGGACAAGATGCATTACAATGCTTCCTGCTACCGTCCCGGATTACTGGACGAACCGTGGTATGACACTTTAGTCCACGGTTATTTCTTAGAGATAGCCCGTCATGGATATATTGTCGAAATCAACACCAAGGCTTATCACGAATTAGGCACTTTCTATCCCAATGAACGTTATTTTACTTTCTTGAAGGACTTGGGTATCCGTGTGCAAGTGAACAGTGACGCCCACTATCCCGAAAGAATAAATAATGCCCGTCCCGAAGGCTTGGCAGCTTTGAAGAAAGCAGGTTTCACGTCGGTGGTGGAGTGGCATGGCGGAAAGTGGGAAGATACGGCTCTTTGTCTCTTCCCGTAA
- a CDS encoding ABC-F family ATP-binding cassette domain-containing protein, whose product MAVPYLQIDNLTKSFGDLVLFENISLGIAEGQRVGLIAKNGSGKTTLLNIIAGKEGYDSGNIVFRRDLRVDYLEQDPQYPEELTVLEACFHHGNSTVELIKEYERCMETEGHPGLEDLLARMDQEKAWEYEQKAKQILSQLKIRNFDQKVKQLSGGQLKRVALANALITEPELLILDEPTNHLDLDMTEWLEDYLRRTNLSLLMVTHDRYFLDRVCSEIIEIDNQQVYQYKGNYSYYLEKRQERIEAKSVEIERANNLYRTELDWMRRMPQARGHKARYREDAFYELEKVAKQRFNNDNVKLEVKASYIGSKIFEADHLYKSFGDLKILEDFSYIFSRYEKMGIVGNNGTGKSTFIKILMGQVQPDSGTVDIGETVRFGYYSQDGLQFDEQMKVIDVIQDIAEVIELGNGKKLTASQFLQHFLFTPETQHSYVYKLSGGERRRLYLCTILMRNPNFLVLDEPTNDLDIITLNVLEEYLQNFKGCVIVVSHDRYFMDKVVDHLMVFNGQGDIRDFPGNYSDYRDWKDAKAQKEKEAEKPQEEKTARVRLNDKRKMSFKEKREFEQLEKEIADLEAEKARIEELLCSGTLSVDELTEKSKRLPEVNDLIDEKTMRWLELSEIEG is encoded by the coding sequence GTGGCTGTACCTTATTTACAGATAGATAACCTGACCAAGTCCTTCGGCGACTTGGTTCTTTTTGAAAATATATCTTTGGGCATTGCCGAAGGTCAGCGTGTAGGGCTGATAGCGAAGAACGGCAGCGGCAAAACCACCTTGTTGAATATCATCGCCGGAAAAGAAGGCTATGATAGCGGCAACATTGTCTTCCGCCGCGACCTTCGTGTAGATTACCTGGAACAAGACCCGCAATACCCCGAAGAACTGACCGTGCTCGAAGCCTGTTTCCATCATGGCAACAGCACCGTAGAACTTATAAAAGAGTACGAACGTTGCATGGAAACCGAAGGGCATCCGGGACTGGAAGACCTCTTGGCGCGTATGGACCAGGAGAAAGCCTGGGAATACGAGCAGAAAGCCAAGCAAATCCTTTCGCAACTCAAAATCCGTAACTTCGACCAGAAGGTGAAACAACTCTCCGGCGGACAACTGAAACGTGTCGCCCTCGCCAACGCCCTGATTACCGAACCGGAACTCCTGATTCTCGACGAGCCCACCAACCACCTCGACCTTGACATGACCGAATGGCTCGAAGACTATCTGCGCCGTACCAACCTCAGCCTGCTGATGGTAACCCATGACCGTTACTTCCTCGACCGTGTCTGCTCCGAAATCATCGAAATAGACAATCAGCAAGTCTACCAATATAAAGGTAATTACAGCTATTACCTCGAGAAACGCCAGGAACGTATCGAAGCTAAAAGCGTAGAAATAGAACGTGCCAACAACCTCTACCGTACGGAACTCGACTGGATGCGCCGGATGCCGCAAGCACGCGGACACAAAGCCCGTTACCGTGAAGACGCTTTTTATGAACTGGAAAAGGTGGCAAAACAGCGTTTCAATAACGATAACGTAAAACTGGAAGTGAAGGCATCCTATATCGGCAGCAAGATATTCGAAGCCGACCATCTGTACAAGAGTTTCGGCGACCTGAAAATCCTGGAAGACTTCTCTTATATCTTCTCCCGCTATGAGAAGATGGGAATCGTAGGAAACAACGGAACCGGAAAATCGACTTTCATCAAGATACTAATGGGACAAGTACAACCCGATAGCGGCACAGTGGACATCGGTGAAACAGTCCGTTTCGGCTACTACTCGCAAGACGGGCTCCAGTTTGACGAACAGATGAAAGTGATTGACGTCATTCAGGACATTGCCGAAGTCATCGAACTGGGCAACGGAAAGAAACTGACCGCCTCACAATTCCTGCAACATTTCCTTTTCACCCCCGAAACCCAGCATAGCTATGTCTACAAACTGAGTGGGGGCGAGCGCCGCCGTCTTTACCTGTGCACCATCCTGATGCGTAATCCTAACTTCCTCGTACTGGACGAGCCTACCAACGACCTTGATATTATCACATTGAATGTGCTCGAAGAATATCTCCAGAACTTCAAAGGATGCGTCATCGTCGTGTCCCACGACCGTTACTTTATGGACAAGGTAGTAGACCACTTGATGGTATTCAACGGACAGGGAGACATCCGCGACTTCCCCGGAAATTACAGCGACTACCGCGACTGGAAAGACGCGAAAGCCCAAAAGGAGAAAGAAGCCGAAAAGCCGCAGGAAGAAAAGACTGCTCGTGTCCGCCTGAACGACAAGCGGAAGATGAGCTTCAAGGAAAAGCGCGAATTCGAACAACTGGAAAAGGAAATAGCCGACCTGGAAGCGGAAAAAGCCCGGATTGAAGAACTCCTTTGCAGCGGTACGCTCTCCGTTGACGAACTGACCGAGAAATCGAAACGCCTGCCCGAAGTGAACGACTTGATTGACGAGAAAACAATGCGTTGGCTGGAACTCAGCGAAATAGAAGGCTGA
- a CDS encoding DUF3805 domain-containing protein: MQGKKFISPGAWFSMNYPSDWNEFEDGEGSFLFYNPDVWSGNFRISAFKGKAGYGKDAIRQELSENDSASLVKVGTLECAYSKEMFQEEGNYYTSHVWITGIDDIAFECSFTVPKGGSVQEAESIINTLEIRKEGEKYPAELIPVRLSEIYQINEGYEWVVSTVKQELKKDFQGIEEDLEKLQQVIDSGKIGAKKKEEWLAVGITVCAILANEVDGMEWQTLVDGNREAPVLQYEGRIIDPMKLAWSKVKAGEPCNVIEEYKSVIINH; the protein is encoded by the coding sequence ATGCAAGGCAAGAAATTTATCTCCCCCGGAGCATGGTTTTCCATGAACTATCCATCGGACTGGAATGAGTTTGAAGATGGCGAAGGCTCTTTTCTTTTCTATAATCCCGATGTATGGTCGGGCAACTTCCGTATTTCCGCATTTAAAGGCAAGGCCGGTTATGGCAAAGACGCCATCCGCCAGGAACTGAGTGAGAACGATTCGGCTTCATTGGTAAAAGTCGGAACGTTGGAATGTGCGTACAGTAAAGAAATGTTCCAGGAAGAAGGAAACTATTATACTTCTCATGTCTGGATTACAGGCATTGACGATATTGCTTTCGAATGTTCCTTCACCGTCCCTAAGGGCGGAAGCGTGCAAGAAGCCGAAAGTATAATCAACACTTTGGAGATACGCAAAGAAGGGGAGAAATATCCCGCTGAACTGATTCCTGTCCGCCTTTCGGAGATTTACCAGATTAATGAAGGATACGAATGGGTGGTATCTACCGTAAAACAGGAATTGAAAAAAGATTTTCAAGGCATAGAAGAAGACCTCGAAAAACTTCAGCAAGTGATTGACAGCGGCAAGATAGGTGCGAAGAAGAAGGAAGAATGGCTGGCAGTCGGCATCACAGTCTGCGCGATTCTTGCCAACGAAGTGGACGGCATGGAATGGCAGACCTTGGTTGACGGCAACCGTGAAGCCCCTGTGCTCCAATATGAAGGCCGGATTATCGACCCGATGAAACTGGCATGGAGCAAAGTAAAGGCAGGAGAGCCTTGCAACGTCATTGAAGAGTATAAATCCGTGATTATTAATCACTAA
- a CDS encoding response regulator transcription factor, whose translation MNETRILVVDDEEDLCEILKFNLENEGYEVDTANSAEEALKMDISSYHLILLDVMMGEISGFKMANMLKKDKKTAKVPIIFITAKDTENDTVTGFNLGADDYISKPFSLREVIARVKAVLRRTATTETERAPERLTYQTLVIDITKKKASIDDEEVSLTKKEFEILLLLVQNKGRVFSREDILARIWSDEVYVLDRTIDVNITRLRKKIGVYGKCIVTRLGYGYCFEAE comes from the coding sequence ATGAACGAAACCCGTATTTTAGTTGTCGACGATGAAGAAGACCTCTGCGAGATTCTGAAATTCAATCTTGAGAACGAAGGTTATGAGGTAGATACCGCAAACTCTGCCGAAGAAGCACTGAAGATGGACATCAGCAGCTACCATTTAATTCTCCTCGATGTGATGATGGGAGAAATCTCCGGATTCAAAATGGCGAACATGCTGAAAAAAGATAAGAAAACAGCCAAAGTGCCTATCATCTTCATCACAGCAAAAGATACTGAAAACGATACCGTAACAGGATTCAACCTGGGCGCGGACGATTATATCTCGAAGCCTTTCTCCCTGCGCGAAGTCATAGCCCGTGTGAAAGCCGTATTGAGACGTACGGCAACGACGGAAACGGAAAGAGCGCCCGAACGGCTTACTTACCAGACACTTGTCATCGACATCACCAAGAAGAAAGCGAGTATCGACGACGAAGAAGTGTCATTGACCAAAAAAGAATTTGAAATCTTGCTTCTGCTGGTACAGAATAAAGGGCGTGTATTCTCACGTGAAGATATTCTGGCACGTATCTGGAGCGACGAAGTGTATGTGCTGGACCGTACTATCGACGTAAACATCACCCGTTTGCGCAAAAAGATAGGAGTGTACGGCAAATGCATTGTCACACGTCTCGGATACGGATACTGTTTTGAAGCTGAATAA
- a CDS encoding sensor histidine kinase encodes MNLPVTQRHFLSFSRKLFLSVISLFLVFVVCFIAYQYQREREYKVELLNTKLQDYNSRLYERLDEQPLDNGIINDYINNHILEDLRVTLIDLDGNVVYDSYPNHDEQMENHLNRPEVQKALKHGNGYDVRRTSETTGVPYFYSATRYKDYILRSALPYNVSLINNLQADPHYLWFTVIVTLLLMIIFYKFTNKLGTSISQLREFAMRADRNEPIEMAMQSAFPHNELGEISQHIIQIYKRLHETKEALYIEREKLITHLQISHEGLGVFTKDKKEILVNNLFTQYSNLISDSNLETTEEVFAISELKEIIHFINKNQQQRSRGKDEKRMSITINKNGRTFIVECIIFQDASFEISINDVTQEEEQVNLKRQLTQNIAHELKTPVSSIQGYLETIVNNENIPREKINVFLERCYAQSNRLSRLLRDISVLTRMDEAANMIDMERVDISVLVGNIINEVSLELDEKHITVVNSLKKSIQVKGNYSLIYSIFRNLMDNAIAYAGTNIQININCFREDESFYYFSFADTGVGVSPEHLNRLFERFYRVDKGRSRKLGGTGLGLAIVKNAVIIHGGIISAKNNQGGGLEFVFTLAKEK; translated from the coding sequence ATGAACCTGCCTGTAACTCAAAGACATTTTCTTTCTTTCAGCCGGAAGCTTTTCCTTTCGGTTATTTCGTTGTTCCTGGTATTCGTTGTCTGTTTCATCGCGTACCAGTACCAACGCGAACGGGAGTATAAAGTAGAACTGCTGAATACCAAACTGCAGGATTACAACAGCCGGCTCTACGAACGGCTGGATGAGCAACCGCTTGACAACGGAATTATCAACGATTATATCAATAATCATATTCTGGAAGACTTGCGTGTAACGCTTATCGACCTGGATGGAAATGTGGTTTACGACAGTTATCCGAACCACGACGAGCAGATGGAAAACCATCTGAACCGTCCGGAAGTACAAAAGGCACTGAAACACGGAAACGGATATGACGTGCGCCGTACTTCGGAAACGACAGGAGTTCCTTATTTTTATTCGGCTACACGTTATAAGGATTATATTCTCCGCTCGGCATTACCATATAATGTCAGCCTTATCAACAATCTGCAGGCAGACCCGCATTATTTATGGTTCACCGTAATCGTAACTTTGCTGCTAATGATTATCTTCTACAAATTCACGAACAAACTGGGGACTTCTATCAGCCAGCTCCGCGAGTTTGCCATGCGTGCCGACCGGAACGAGCCTATCGAGATGGCGATGCAATCGGCTTTCCCGCACAATGAACTGGGAGAAATATCGCAGCATATCATCCAAATCTACAAGCGGCTGCACGAGACGAAAGAAGCTCTCTACATCGAACGCGAGAAGCTGATTACCCATCTTCAGATTTCTCACGAAGGATTGGGAGTATTTACGAAAGACAAAAAGGAGATTCTTGTCAACAATCTCTTTACCCAATACAGCAACCTGATTTCGGACTCTAACCTGGAAACTACGGAAGAGGTCTTTGCCATCAGCGAACTGAAAGAGATTATACATTTTATTAATAAGAACCAGCAACAGCGTTCAAGAGGGAAAGACGAAAAGCGAATGTCTATCACCATCAACAAGAACGGACGCACGTTTATCGTTGAATGTATCATCTTCCAGGATGCAAGCTTTGAGATTTCAATCAATGATGTCACCCAGGAAGAGGAACAAGTGAATCTGAAACGGCAGTTGACACAGAACATCGCGCATGAGCTGAAAACGCCTGTCAGCAGTATTCAAGGGTATTTGGAGACTATCGTCAATAACGAGAATATACCGCGAGAGAAGATTAATGTATTCCTCGAACGCTGCTATGCGCAAAGCAATCGGTTGAGCCGCTTGTTGCGTGATATTTCCGTACTTACCCGCATGGATGAGGCTGCCAACATGATTGACATGGAACGGGTGGATATCAGTGTACTGGTAGGAAATATCATCAACGAAGTTTCACTGGAACTGGACGAGAAGCATATCACGGTGGTTAATTCTTTAAAGAAGAGCATACAGGTCAAAGGAAATTATTCCCTGATTTATTCCATCTTCCGCAATCTGATGGATAATGCCATCGCATATGCCGGAACGAATATCCAGATTAATATCAATTGTTTCCGTGAAGACGAGAGTTTCTATTATTTCAGTTTTGCCGATACGGGAGTAGGCGTATCCCCCGAACATCTGAACCGTCTCTTCGAGCGTTTCTATCGTGTAGACAAAGGCCGTTCGCGGAAATTAGGCGGAACGGGTCTGGGACTGGCTATCGTGAAGAATGCAGTGATTATCCATGGCGGCATCATCTCTGCCAAAAATAATCAGGGCGGCGGACTGGAGTTTGTCTTTACATTGGCAAAGGAGAAATAA
- a CDS encoding DUF5106 domain-containing protein, which translates to MKTNLNILPVVCLLCLCACKNGNASGLNKTEVAQDTIKTFTLPTIPPMLTAPDLRADFLVKHYWDNVNFADTNYIHHPEVTEQAWADYCDILNHVPLETAQQAIRKTIERTNVDKKVFTYITDLADKYLYDPNSPMRNEEFYIPVLDAMLASPVLEEIEKVRPKARRELAQKNRIGTKALNFNYTLASGAQGSLYQQKSDYTLLFINNPGCHACTETIEALKNAPIINQLLSQKKLTILSIYPDEELDEWRKHLNEFPKEWINGYDKTFAIKEQQLYDLKAVPTLYLLNKDKTVLLKDAPAQTIEEYLLMKGEQ; encoded by the coding sequence ATGAAAACGAATCTAAATATTCTTCCTGTTGTATGTCTCCTTTGTCTTTGTGCCTGCAAAAACGGCAATGCTTCCGGCTTAAACAAAACCGAAGTAGCACAGGATACTATCAAGACTTTCACATTACCAACCATCCCGCCGATGCTGACAGCCCCGGATTTACGGGCGGATTTCCTCGTCAAGCATTATTGGGATAACGTAAACTTTGCCGATACCAATTATATCCATCACCCCGAAGTGACCGAACAAGCTTGGGCGGACTATTGTGATATACTGAACCATGTTCCATTGGAAACTGCACAGCAAGCTATACGGAAAACAATCGAACGGACAAATGTGGATAAGAAAGTATTCACTTACATCACCGACTTGGCAGACAAATATCTGTACGACCCTAACTCTCCGATGCGTAACGAAGAGTTTTATATCCCTGTACTGGATGCCATGCTAGCTTCTCCCGTACTGGAAGAAATAGAAAAGGTACGTCCGAAAGCCCGTCGTGAACTGGCTCAGAAAAACCGTATCGGAACCAAAGCTCTGAATTTTAACTATACATTAGCTTCCGGTGCGCAAGGCTCTCTTTATCAACAGAAATCGGACTATACCTTATTATTTATCAATAACCCGGGATGCCATGCCTGCACGGAAACAATCGAAGCATTAAAAAACGCCCCTATCATCAATCAGCTTCTATCTCAAAAGAAGTTGACCATCCTCTCTATCTACCCCGACGAAGAACTGGACGAATGGCGGAAACATCTGAATGAATTCCCGAAGGAATGGATTAACGGATATGACAAGACCTTCGCTATCAAGGAACAACAACTGTATGACTTGAAAGCCGTCCCTACCCTCTACCTTCTGAACAAGGATAAGACAGTACTTCTGAAAGATGCTCCCGCGCAAACCATCGAAGAATACCTGCTAATGAAAGGCGAACAATAA